The proteins below come from a single Metarhizium brunneum chromosome 1, complete sequence genomic window:
- the Mlh1 gene encoding DNA mismatch repair protein Mlh1, whose amino-acid sequence MEEMDLDAPAGRKRKADDIPDDPRPARRIKALDPDVVNKIAAGEIIVAPVHALKELVENAVDAGSTALEILVKDGGLKLLQITDNGCGIEKEDLAILCERHTTSKITAFEDLSSIGTYGFRGEALASISHIAHLSVTTKTKDSPLAWRAHYLDGKMVAPKPGQPAEPKGVAGRPGTQITVEDLFFSIPTRRRAFRSYSDEFNKIIDMVGRYSIHCQGVGFTCKKAGESSNTLSIQSQATTLDRVRQIYGSSVANELVDFSASDARWGFKAHVLATNANYHIKKTTFLLFINNRSVESANVKKAIEQTYLNFLPKGGHPFVYLSLEIDPARVDVNVHPTKREVHFLNEDEILHAVCTELESRLAHVDTSRTFKTQTLLPGAKPVPESMDEDQSSPRIMVTGKRRRNSNDLVRTDTYARKITTMLSHADSGEGSKAKTSKEEEPLAVPENIEYETNDREMTACRLKSIKELRSEVRDNIHHDLTEIFASHTFVGIVDDSRRLAAIQSGVRLYLVDYGHTCFEYFYQLGLTDFGNFGVIRFSPPLGLRDMLQMAAETEKKVLGAADHDFPVEKIVDKVANQLIERREMLHEYFSLEVSPTGELISIPLMLKGYTPPLSKLPRFLLRLGPNVNWNDEKECFDSFTRELATFYVPEQLPTPPAPGGGEEEEEIPEEMRTRRQHVRWAVEHIFFPAFKTKLVATKALMDGGILEVASLKGLYKVFERC is encoded by the exons ATGGAGGAAATGGATCTGGATGCACCTGCGGGTAGGAAACGCAAGGCAGATGACATTCCGGACGATCCTCGGCCCGCTCGGCGAATTAAG GCGTTGGATCCAGACGTCGTGAATAAGATTGCAGCCGGCGAGATTATCGTCGCCCCTGTGCACGCTCTCAAAGAACTCGTCGAGAATGCTGTGGATGCCGGCTCTACGGCGTTGGAAATCCTCGTTAAAGATGGCGGGCTGAAGCTCCTCCAGATCACAGATAATGGCTGTGGGATTGAG AAGGAGGATCTGGCTATCCTCTGTGAACGCCACACTACATCCAAAATCACAGCATTCGAGGACTTGTCATCCATTGGTACTTATGGCTTCCGCGGAGAGGCCCTTGCTAGTATAAGCCATATTGCCCATCTATCAGTTACCACCAAGACAAAAGATTCACCATTGGCATGGCGCGCACATTATCTagatggcaagatggttGCTCCCAAACCTGGCCAGCCCGCGGAGCCCAAGGGAGTCGCAGGTCGACCAGGGACTCAAATCACAGTGGAGGACTTGTTCTTCAGTATCCCAACTCGAAGAAGAGCCTTCAGATCCTATTCTGATGAATTCAACAAAATCATCGACATGGTTGGCCGCTATTCGATCCACTGTCAAGGCGTCGGTTTTACTTGCAAAAAGGCTGGTGAATCTTCCAACACCTTGTCAATCCAAAGCCAAGCTACTACGCTGGATAGAGTGCGTCAGATATATGGCAGCAGCGTCGCCAATGAGTTGGTCGATTTTTCTGCATCCGATGCACGCTGGGGCTTCAAAGCTCACGTCCTGGCGACCAACGCAAATTATCATATCAAAAAGACGACGTTTCTCCTCTTCATAAACAACCGGAGCGTCGAGTCTGCAAATGTCAAAAAGGCAATCGAACAGACCTATTTGAATTTTCTGCCAAAGGGTGGCCACCCTTTTGTCTATCTTAGTTTGGAAATCGATCCTGCACGAGTCGATGTCAATGTTCACCCAACAAAACGGGAGGTTCATTTCCTGAATGAGGATGAAATCCTCCACGCAGTTTGCACCGAGCTGGAGTCACGTTTAGCACATGTCGATACTAGCCGAACCTTTAAGACACAAACATTGCTTCCCGGAGCAAAACCCGTACCCGAATCCATGGACGAGGATCAGTCATCTCCGAGAATCATGGTGACGGGTAAGAGAAGGCGTAATTCAAACGATTTGGTCCGAACTGATACGTATGCACGCAAAATTACTACCATGCTCTCCCACGCTGATAGTGGTGAGGGATCCAAGGCAAAGACGTCCAAAGAGGAAGAGCCACTGGCGGTACCGGAAAATATTGAATACGAAACGAATGACCGAGAGATGACTGCGTGCCGGCTAAAAAGTATAAAGGAACTGCGCAGCGAAGTACGGGACAACATACATCACGATTTAACTGAAATCTTTGCATCACATACATTTGTTGGCATAGTAGACGATAGTCGAAGGCTGGCAGCTATTCAGAGCGGTGTCAGACTATACCTGGTAGACTACGGCCACACATGTTTTGAATATTTTTACCAGCTGGGACTTACAGATTTTGGGAATTTTGGCGTTATTCGATTTAGTCCTCCCTTGGGACTTAGAGACATGCTGCAAATGGCAGCTGAGACCGAAAAGAAAGTCCTAGGGGCAGCTGACCATGATTTCCCCGTGGAGAAGATTGTTGATAAAGTTGCCAATCAGCTCATTGAGCGCAGGGAAATGCTTCACGAGTACTTTTCTCTTGAAGTGTCGCCAACAGGCGAGTTGATTTCTATTCCGTTGATGTTGAAGGGTTACACGCCCCCACTGTCGAAGCTCCCTCGGTTCCTGCTACGACTCGGTCCCAATGTCAACTGGAACGATGAAAAGGAGTGTTTTGATTCTTTTACGCGAGAGCTGGCCACATTTTACGTGCCGGAGCAGTTACCTACCCCGCCAGCTCCGGGTGGGggtgaggaagaggaggaaatCCCCGAAGAGATGAGGACGAGAAGGCAGCATGTCAGATGGGCAGTAGAGCATATATTCTTTCCGGCGTTCAAAACAAAGCTGGTGGCGACAAAGGCGCTCATGGACGGGGGCATCTTGGAGGTTGCGAGCTTGAAAGGGTTATACAAGGTGTTTGAGCGGTGCTGA
- the SYO1 gene encoding Synchronized import protein 1, with the protein MGKSRRNRAGTSQRRDPLAKPVKAPSDPELAALREAKIIPVINDLQNPDPKSRSAAAVAVANIIQDTKCRKLLLREQIVHIILTQTLTDAALQSRAAGWCILQGLVLEEEDDFCVHLFRSDILPAIAHAAKNVSDKLSSLGAGSSEFSPPEMPLVFGISASLITLLTTLAEAADDILEAISSNTTIIDFLFVLVAQDVLVAQTNTDDAESDGISSLRDVALACLMLLTEENGNLAKKIVTNSKCYQAMSSLKNHVTGEGVLACATLHNVFSALEGLKDAPNVTSADDSLLIPTLTKAIATIQPDQQAANGSQGRSNPLKMQRLALETLASIGTTLNSANVGTPVPAKPDAEEPKDDEDMNDADAGGSNAQDEVEEEEEDDDDDEMDQDAMEADMEMVTGVDDDDDKANIDDMPVLKALLQTALPELIRISSFQPTNNDSLQLHGLALSALNNVAWSVSLVDFSVDQNAGIQKAWAPVGRTLWEQVITPILSSDTADVNLATQVTGLAWAVSRSLGGSTPLKGDEHRKFISLYQATKSMDPQDSEDPFQRLGVKCVGVLGQLAADPAPASLNREIGTFLITLLAGLPDTPAADAVEALNQVFDIYSSEGFAYDGEVFWKGNFLNQLEAVLPKARAMVKSVDKKTQPELRARADEAVMNLGRFLAYKKKKKPDDVNGS; encoded by the coding sequence ATGGGTAAATCGCGTCGCAACCGAGCCGGTACCTCTCAGCGACGAGACCCCCTCGCCAAACCCGTCAAGGCACCCTCAGACCCTGAACTCGCCGCTCTTCGAGAAGCCAAGATCATCCCTGTCATCAACGACCTTCAGAATCCCGACCCCAAGTCTCGctctgccgctgccgtcgccgtcgccaacatcATCCAGGACACCAAGTGCCGCAAGCTCCTGCTCCGGGAACAAATCGTCCACATCATCCTCACACAGACTCTGACCGATGCGGCTCTCCAAAGTAGAGCTGCTGGATGGTGCATCTTGCAGGGCTTAGttctggaggaggaggatgattTTTGCGTGCACCTGTTCCGCTCTGATATTCTGCCAGCTATCGCACACGCTGCTAAGAATGTTTCGGACAAGTTATCGTCCCTCGGTGCTGGCTCCTCAGAATTTTCCCCGCCAGAAATGCCCCTTGTCTTCGGCATTTCTGCGTCTCTGATTACCTTGCTTACTACATtggccgaggctgctgaCGATATTCTGGAAGCCATATCCTCCAACACCACAATCATTGACTTCCTCTTCGTTCTTGTTGCCCAAGACGTTCTTGTTGCCCAAACCAACACCGACGATGCCGAATCCGACGGTATTTCAAGCCTCCGAGACGTTGCCTTGGCTTGCCTTATGCTTCTTACCGAGGAAAATGGCaatctggccaagaagattgtcACCAACTCTAAATGTTATCAGGCCATGTCATCTCTCAAGAACCATGTCACCGGCGAGGGCGTCCTGGCTTGTGCCACCCTTCACAATGTCTTTTCTGCGCTTGAGGGACTCAAGGACGCACCCAATGTTACCAGCGCAGACGATTCCCTACTGATTCCCACACTTACCAAAGCCATTGCGACTATTCAGCCAGATCAACAGGCTGCTAATGGCAGTCAAGGCAGGTCAAACCCACTGAAGATGCAGCGGCTGGCTCTCGAAACATTGGCCTCCATCGGCACGACTCTGAACTCTGCCAACGTGGGCACGCCCGTCCCCGCAAAGCCTGACGCCGAGGAACCtaaagacgacgaagacatgAATGATGCCGATGCAGGCGGCTCTAACGCCCAGGATGaagtagaagaagaagaagaagacgacgacgacgacgaaatggaCCAGGATGCGATGGAAGCCGATATGGAAATGGTCACTGGCgtagatgacgacgatgacaaaGCCAACATCGACGACATGCCCGTCCTAAAAGCCCTTCTCCAAACTGCCCTCCCTGAACTCATTCGCATCTCCTCCTTCCAACCAACCAACAATGACTCTCTGCAACTCCATGGTCTCGCCCTCTCCGCCCTCAACAACGTTGCCTGGTCCGTCTCACTCGTCGACTTCTCCGTAGACCAAAACGCCGGCATCCAAAAAGCCTGGGCCCCCGTCGGCCGCACCCTGTGGGAACAAGTCATTACGCCCATTCTCTCCAGCGACACCGCCGACGTCAATCTCGCCACGCAAGTGACGGGCCTCGCATGGGCTGTATCCcgcagcctcggcggcagcacACCCCTCAAGGGCGACGAGCACCGCAAATTCATCTCCCTCTACCAGGCCACCAAGTCCATGGACCCTCAGGATTCTGAAGATCCCTTCCAGCGACTTGGCGTCAAATGCGTAGGAGtgctcggccagctcgccGCCGATCCTGCCCCAGCGTCTCTGAACCGCGAAATCGGCACGTTCCTCATCACCCTTCTCGCCGGACTGCCTGATACacccgccgccgatgccgtcgaggcATTGAACCAAGTTTTTGACATTTACAGCAGCGAGGGATTCGCGTACGACGGGGAGGTTTTCTGGAAGGGCAATTTCCTGAATCAGCTCGAGGCTGTGCTGCCCAAGGCCCGAGCAATGGTAAAGAGTGTCGACAAGAAAACGCAGCCTGAGCTGAGGGCCCGCGCGGACGAGGCGGTGATGAACCTGGGAAGATTCTTGGCctacaagaagaagaagaagcccgaTGATGTCAACGGCTCTTGA
- the UMP1 gene encoding Proteasome maturation factor UMP1 yields the protein MNWHFDMTNRGSERRDRSRPTNGREATRSLKAAPSFIIDTHRHHQRQPAPRIAISALTAILALHFAPARGPNQQPHKIHHITSSLPQTYVKMSMRIVPANSNPESFTHTSHTSSAPSAPGVHDTLRHGVGQSPYDAAANKPSSAHPLEARLKNWEATQQAARMESLRRTFGIAEPVRRGMELKIVRDGEWRPLALGNGLASVHEDILKGREDTITWEDVFTGEEMKGVPGVHDEMEKKLKIQ from the exons ATGAATTGGCATTTTGACATGACAAACCGCGGGTCAGAACGCAGAG ACCGCTCGCGGCCAACCAACGGACGCGAGGCTACTCGTAGCCTGAAGGCAGCTCCAAGCTTCATCATCGACACTCACAGACACCATCAACGCCAACCTGCACCACGCATTGCCATCTCCGCTCTCACTGCCATCCTCGCCCTACACTTTGCACCAGCACGAGGCCCAAATCAACAACCGCACAAGATACACCACATAACTTCTTCCCTTCCACAAACCTACGTCAAGATG TCGATGCGCATCGTGCCCGCAAACTCCAACCCCGAGTCCTTCACCCACACATCGCACACCTCGTCCGCCCCCTCCGCCCCCGGCGTCCACGATACTCTCCGCCACGGCGTCGGCCAGTCCCCCTACGACGCGGCCGCCAACAAGCCTTCCTCCGCACACCCCCTCGAAGCCCGTCTCAAGAACTGGGAGGCGACCCAGCAGGCCGCCCGCATGGAATCGCTCCGTCGAACATTCGGAATTGCCGAGCCCGTCCGTCGGGGCATGGAGCTCAAGATTGTCAGAGACGGCGAGTGGCGGCCCTTGGCGCTTGGAAACGGCTTGGCCAGCGTACACGAGGATATCCTGAAGGGACGAGAAGACACGATTACGTGGGAGGATGTATTCACCGGCGAGGAGATGAAGGGTGTTCCTGGAGTCCATGAtgagatggagaagaagctcaagattCAGTAG
- the Ap1b1_0 gene encoding AP-1 complex subunit beta-1, with translation MSSKDSGGDSKLFARGKVAELRLELNSGGKKDKNYAIKKVALKRIVANMTMSNNDMVALFPDIIACMHIPSLEIKKMCFLYLVNYARVRPEIAVKAIPVLENDMEDQNPLVRALALRTMSYIHVKEFVEATVPIVKHMLRDNDPYVRKTAAFCVAKLYDHDRQMVERSDLIDRLNSLLRDDNPTVVASALAGLMDIWERSDAIKLTIDYSNASKMVAILPDCSEWGQTYILEALMSYVPQETGEAALLAERIAPRLSHSNSSVVLTCIRVILYLLNYIADQKQITTLCRKLSPPLVTLLAKGPEVQYLALRNALLILQRRPEVLKNDIRVFFCKYNDPIYVKVTKLELIFMLANENNIDEVLTELREYATEIDVHFVRKAVRAIGKLAIKIEPAAKRCIDLLLELVSTKVTYIVQEATVVIKNIFRKYPNQYESIIGTLCEHLDSLDEPEAKAAMVWVIGQYADRIENSDALLEDFLYTFSEEPVEVQLALLTATVKLFIQRPTRAQELVPRVLKWATEETDNPDLRDRAYMYWRLLSTDMNAAKQIVMGDKPPITAEAERLEAPTLEEMCLNVGTLATIYLKPVQTVFRSARPRKLQESPALQKQNLLVDADNQKSISMFGRGGQPTNIDLRSRNAAPANGEGNLSQAVSDADAYFSSIGTQMAAMTLDQGEDMFGGGSGNMTGYVVSAHAPQAVLQPAQGAGSNGDLLAL, from the exons atgtcTTCTAAAGACAGTGGCGGGGATTCAAAGCTGTTTGCTCGA GGCAAAGTAGCCGAGCTGCGACTCGAGCTGAacagcggcggcaagaaggATAAGAATTATGCGATAAAAAAAGTTGCCCTCAAGAGAATCGTTGCGAACATGACGATGAGCAATAACGATATGGTGGCGCTGTTTCCGGACATAATTGCCTGCATGCACATTCCCAGCTTGGAAATCAAGAAGAT GTGCTTCTTATACCTGGTCAACTATGCTCGAGTACGACCGGAAattgccgtcaaggccattcCGGTGCTGGAAAAT GACATGGAAGACCAAAATCCTTTAGTACGAGCCCTCGCACTGCGAACAATGTCATATATACACGTCAAAGAGTTTGTCGAAGCAACAGTTCCTATCGTAAAGCATATGCTGCGCGACAACGATCCATACGTCCGCAAAACAGCAGCCTTCTGCGTTGCCAAACTTTACGACCACGACCGACAAATGGTTGAACGCTCGGACCTTATCGATAGACTAAACTCTCTGCTACGTGATGATAATCCTACCGTTGTTGCTAGTGCGTTGGCGGGACTGATGGACATCTGGGAAAGAAGTGATGCTATTAAGCTCACTATTGATTATAGCAATGCATCAAAAATGGTGGCAATCTTGCCTGATTGCTCAGA ATGGGGTCAAACGTACATTCTTGAGGCGTTAATGTCCTATGTGCCACAGGAAACAGGCGAAGCTGCTTTGCTGGCGGAGCGCATTGCACCACGCCTCTCACACTCAAATTCATCTGTTGTGTTGACATGCATCCGCGTTATTCTGTACCTGTTGAATTACATTGCAGACCAAAAGCAAATCACTACACTTTGCAGAAAGCTTTCGCCACCATTAGTTACTCTTCTCGCCAAAGGCCCTGAAGTCCAGTACCTGGCGCTTAGAAATGCCCTGTTGATCTTACAACGACGACCCGAGGTGCTAAAGAACGATATCCGAGTATTTTTCTGTAAATACAATGACCCAATCTACGTCAAAGTCACGAAACTGGAACTCATTTTCATGCTTGCCAATGAAAACAATATTGATGAGGTGCTGACCGAGCTGCGAGAATACGCGACGGAAATTGACGTTCACTTTGTTCGAAAGGCCGTTCGTGCGATAGGAAAGTTGGCTATAAAGATTGAACCAGCGGCTAAGCGGTGTATTGACCTTCTATTGGAGCTTGTCTCAACGAAAGTCACGTACATTGTTCAGGAGGCGACAGTGGTCATCAAGAATATTTTCAGGAAATACCCCAATCAGTACGAGTCCATCATCGGCACCTTGTGCGAGCATCTCGATTCGTTAGATGAAccagaggccaaggctgcaatGGTCTGGGTTATTGGACAGTACGCCGATCGTATTGAGAATAGTGATGCACTTCTGGAGGACTTTCTCTATACATTCTCAGAGGAGCCTGTTGAGGTTCAACTGGCTCTCCTGACAGCCACGGTGAAGCTATTCATTCAAAGACCAACCAGAGCCCAAGAACTGGTTCCGAGGGTTTTGAAATGGGCGACTGAGGAGACAGACAACCCCGACTTACGTGATCGAGCGTACATGTATTGGCGACTGTTGTCAACAGACATGAACGCAGCGAAGCAGATCGTCATGGGGGACAAGCCGCCGATCACTGCTGAAGCAGAGAGGTTAGAAGCGCCGACCTTGGAGGAAATGTGTCTCAATGTCGGAACCCTGGCAACCATATACCTCAAACCAGTCCAGACAGTCTTCCGGTCAGCGCGCCCACGGAAACTTCAAGAATCACCTGCGTTGCAAAAGCAGAATTTGCTGGTGGATGCAGATAATCAAAAGAGCATCAGCATGTTTGGTCGTGGCGGGCAGCCTACAAATATTGACTTGAGGAGTCGTAATGCCGCCCCTGCCAACGGGGAGGGCAACCTGTCGCAAGCAGTCAGCGATGCAGACGCATACTTTTCCAGTATTGGAACGCaaatggcggcgatgacaTTAGACCAAGGCGAGGATatgtttggcggcggcagcgggaaTATGACGGGCTATGTTGTCAGTGCTCATGCACCACAAGCTGTGCTGCAACCAGCGCAAGGGGCAGGGAGTAACGGCGATTTGTTGGCGCTCTGA
- the EMC4 gene encoding ER membrane protein complex subunit 4, translating into MSTPDSNVPTWVSQLRSPPGAKARVPGVPDPIGFSSGPSGSKKPNKDGKSQPPRKAPTGEEMETLKLKKAWEVALGPVKALPMTVIMMYMSGNSLQIFSIMMVFMAFKNPIAGLMATNQAFERFNTEKNAAQMLQTKLVYVAMQLVALGVGIWKVNSMGLLPTTRSDWLMWESLRESVDKAITAL; encoded by the exons ATGTCTACACCAGACTCAAACGTTCCCACCTGGGTTTCGCAGCTGCGCTCACCTCCAGGTGCCAAAGCCAGGGTCCCAGGCGTCCCCGACCCCATTGGCTTCTCCTCAGGCCCGTCGGGCTCCAAG AAACCCAACAAGGATGGGAAAAGCCAACCTCCTCGAAAGGCACCCACTGGCGAAGAAATGGAAACCCTCAAGCTTAAAAAGGCATGGGAGGTCGCCCTCGGTCCCGTCAAAGCACTTCCCATGACCGTCATCATGATGTACATGTCCGGCAACTCGCTCCAAATTTTCAGCATCATGATGGTCTTTATGGCATTCAAGAACCCCATCGCAGGCTTGATGGCTACCAATCAGGCCTTTGAACGATTCAATACCGAGAAAAACGCCGCTCAGATGTTGCAAACGAAGTTGGTGTATGTGGCGATGCAGCTTGTTGCGCTGGGAGTGGGTATTTGGAAGGTGAACTCAATGGGGCTGTTGCC GACGACGAGATCAGATTGGTTAATGTGGGAGTCATTGAGGGAATCTGTGGACAAGGCTATCACTGCATTGTAG
- the ITP1_1 gene encoding Itaconate transport protein, whose amino-acid sequence MKHEREPNGPVSDPDCQRAVAATDPVDAAPAAEPSLRAEPVSRAVSTPSTPSSPPPPQVVHQPDLHRVPTAILEKMATVPASQVLTGSHDVEAVSRVASAPYSAFPRRTKIWITTMVTIASVISPMTANVYFPALDSVADDLNVSIALINLTLTTYMIFQGLAPTIFGDFGDTAGRRPAFTLAFTIYLFANIGLALQRDYTALLVLRCLQSAGSSGTLALAYAVVADIASSEERGRYMGLVGAGVNFGPAVGPVLGGVLSHELGWPSIFWFCAIFVFVWLIPWVLSVPETCRNVVGNGSVPPPRWNMTVIDLLRPGGVNQRPASAPKVKIRVPNPLRTLSIVFQKEEGLILFISAIMYVNFILIGATLSILFKEIYEYDDLEVGLCYLPYGVGCCMVMLLQGHILDRNFARIAKKLGMATSRKRGEDMLSFPIESARIQPLYPAITVGAAALIGWGWSLEAETTVAVPLVLLFIVGMLVPSSFGVLNTLLVDLNEDAPATAAAANNLTRCLSGAAATAIVDQMFDAMGRGWTFTLLALLMVACLPGLRVLEKRGPRWRAERARQKADKQDN is encoded by the coding sequence ATGAAACATGAGAGGGAACCCAATGGTCCCGTGTCCGACCCGGATTGCCAGAgggccgtcgccgccacggACCCGGTGGacgcggcgccggcggcagagCCAAGCTTGAGGGCAGAGCCGGTATCACGGGCTGtatcgacgccgtcaacaccatcgtcaccaccgccacccCAAGTCGTTCACCAACCTGACCTGCACCGTGTGCCCACCGCCATTCTCGAAAAGATGGCAACCGTCCCGGCCAGCCAGGTCCTCACGGGTTCACATGATGTCGAGGCTGTGTCTCGCGTTGCCAGCGCGCCGTACAGTGCCTTCCCACGCCGGACCAAGATATGGATTACTACCATGGTCACCATTGCCAGCGTCATCTCGCCAATGACGGCCAACGTCTATTTTCCTGCGCTGGACTCCGTTGCCGACGACCTCAACGTGTCAATCGCCTTGATCAACCTCACCTTGACCACTTACATGATCTTCCAGGGGCTGGCGCCCACCATATTTGGCGACTTTGGCGATACAGCAGGTCGCCGTCCAGCATTCACGCTGGCCTTTACCATTTACTTGTTTGCCAACATCGGACTGGCCTTGCAGCGCGACTACACTGCTCTCTTGGTCCTGCGCTGCCTGCAGTCAgccggcagcagcggcacccTCGCCCTGGCGTATGCCGTTGTTGCTGACATTGCTTCCAGCGAAGAACGCGGCCGCTACATGGGACTTGTCGGCGCGGGCGTCAACTTTGGCCCTGCCGTCGGGCCGGTCCTGGGCGGCGTTCTAAGCCATGAGCTTGGATGGCCCTCCATCTTCTGGTTCTGtgccatcttcgtcttcgtgTGGCTCATCCCATGGGTCTTGTCTGTGCCGGAAACATGTCGCAATGTTGTCGGCAACGGCTctgtgccgccgccaagatgGAACATGACGGTGATTGATCTCCTGCGGCCGGGCGGCGTCAACCAGAGGCCAGCGTCGGCGCCCAAGGTCAAGATTCGCGTGCCGAATCCCCTGCGCACTCTTTCCATCGTCTTCCAAAAGGAAGAGGGGCTCATCCTCTTCATATCCGCCATCATGTacgtcaacttcatcctcatTGGTGCCACGCTCTCCATCCTCTTCAAGGAAATCTACGAGTACGACGACCTCGAGGTAGGCCTCTGCTACCTCCCCTATGGCGTGGGCTGCTGCATGGTCATGCTGCTGCAGGGGCACATTCTCGACCGAAACTTTGCCCGCATCGCCAAGAAGTTGGGCATGGCGACGAGCCGCAAGAGGGGAGAGGACATGCTCAGTTTCCCCATTGAGTCTGCTCGCATACAGCCCCTGTATCCTGCCATTACCGTTGGAGCGGCTGCCCTCATCGGATGGGGGTGGTCGCTGGAGGCCGAAACAACCGTGGCTGTGCCGCTGGTCCTGCTCTTCATTGTCGGCATGCTGGTGCCGTCGTCGTTTGGTGTCCTCAACACGCTGCTGGTCGACCTCAACGAGGACGCaccggccacggccgccgcAGCCAACAATCTGACCCGATGTCTTTCTGGCgctgccgccaccgccatcgTCGACCAAATGTTTGATGCCATGGGCCGCGGCTGGACATTCACcttgttggctttgctgaTGGTCGCATGCCTACCTGGGTTGCGCGTTCTGGAGAAGCGTGGTCCTCGCTGGAGGGCAGAGAGGGCAAGGCAAAAGGCAGACAAGCAAGACAACTAG
- the Stx18 gene encoding Syntaxin-18 translates to MAFSAASHLPSTDLTDDFNHALQKHNAAPTSGKAALDVDVLEGFVKEAYRINSHITSLHKELRDVRQAYLSTAQPRRTPGRTAHGPPQVLTDREREDVDVNAKQMIRELNASIRGLEDAEQLRRETESALIRKKYASGFSALSSWASGGSISSRSPEHAAAEAQAQQTDMHRDGILWYLRQRLELCCRTQQDMMETRLTREVEKSRGMLSPPVGDFAPFPPVSKQAFMAAAISEDPALAGETATQASALTQGLTEEQLQMFEEGNQDMMQHYESTLDKVRTAEKSLVEISELQSLLVNNLEIQSEHIEQLVTNSLSTAENIGGGNKQLEKATKRPSTARYTFFAASGLCAFLVLWDLII, encoded by the exons ATGGCTTTCTCGGCGGCATCCCATCTCCCGTCCACAGACCTGACCGACGACTTCAATCATGCACTGCAAAAGCACAACGCCGCACCTACATCAGGCAAAGCTGctctcgacgtcgacgtacTCGAAGGCTTTGTCAAAGAGGCATATCGCATA AACTCGCACATTACCAGCTTGCACAAGGAACTCAGGGATGTCCGACAGGCATACCTATCGACAGCCCAGCCGCGGAGGACACCTGGCCGCACGGCTCATGGCCCGCCCCAGGTTTTGACCGATCGCGAGCGggaagacgtcgacgtcaATGCGAAGCAAATGATTAGAGAGCTCAACGCGAGCATCCGTGGCCTGGAAGACGCCGAGCAGCTTCGCCGAGAGACGGAATCAGCCCTCATTCGGAAAAAGTATGCGAGCGGCTTTAGTGCCTTGAGTTCCTGGGCCTCGGGCGGCAGCATCTCAAGCAGGTCGCCAGAACACGCAGCGGCGGAAGCCCAGGCCCAACAAACAGACATGCACCGGGATGGCATACTGTGGTACTTGCGACAGAGGTTGGAGCTGTGCTGTCGCACGCAGCAGGACATGATGGAGACGAGGTTGACGAGAGAAGTGGAAAAGTCTCGCGGCATGCTATCCCCTCCGGTCGGAGATTTCGCGCCCTTTCCGCCCGTGTCGAAACAGGCGTTTATGGCGGCCGCCATTTCTGAAGACCCGGCCTTGGCAGGCGAGACGGCCACTCAGGCGTCTGCACTCACCCAGGGCCTGACCGAGGAGCAGTTGCAAATGTTTGAGGAAGGCAATCAGGACATGATGCAGCACTACGAAAGCACGTTGGACAAGGTCAG AACTGCAGAAAAGTCGCTGGTCGAGATTTCCGAGCTTCAGTCCCTTCTGGTCAACAATCTAGAGATCCAATCCGAGCACATTGAGCAGCTTGTCACGAACTCTTTATCAACTGCGGAGAACATTGGCGGAGGTAACAAGCAGCTGGAGAAGGCTACGAAACGTCCCAGCACGGCACGCTATACCTTCTTTGCGGCCAGCGGGTTGTGTGCTTTCCTGGTGCTGTGGGACCTCATCATATGA